The proteins below come from a single Epinephelus moara isolate mb chromosome 19, YSFRI_EMoa_1.0, whole genome shotgun sequence genomic window:
- the zgc:153981 gene encoding dual specificity protein phosphatase family protein, with translation MSGSSQPQDLVLIKELELILDSCTLELTPVDEVWPNLYIGNVAVAQNRKTLHKLGVTHVLNAAHSKQGSIGDQSFYGNTCVYFGIPAEDSERFDLSQYFKPAADFIHKALKNKDGKVLVHCIMGVSRSATLVLAYLMLRQRLPLRDALRHVAQKRAIYPNRNFLSLLLKLDEQLTLRRRLCPLL, from the exons ATGTCAGGGAGCAGCCAGCCACAGGACCTGGTGCTCATTAAAGAACTAGAGCTCATCTTGGATTCCTGCACACTGGAGCTCACACCAGTGGATGAAGTCTGGCCCAACCTATACATAGGAAACGT ggCCGTGGCACAGAATAGAAAGACATTACATAAGCTTGGCGTCACACATGTCCTGAATGCAGCACACTCCAAGCAGGGCAGCATTGGTGACCAGAGTTTTTATGGGAACACCTGTGTCTACTTCGGCATCCCAGCAGAAGATTCAGAGCGCTTTGACCTCAGTCAGTACTTCAAACCTGCAGCTGACTTCATACATAAAGCCCTGAAGAACAAAGATG GCAAAGTGCTGGTGCACTGCATCATGGGTGTGAGTCGATCGGCCACTTTGGTCCTGGCTTATCTGATGCTGCGGCAGCGTCTTCCTCTGAGAGACGCTCTGAGACATGTTGCCCAAAAACGAGCCATTTATCCCAACAGGAACTTCCTGTCACTCCTCCTCAAGCTGGATGAACAGCTGACACTCAGACGGAGATTGTGTCCTCTTCTCTGA
- the LOC126406581 gene encoding dual specificity protein phosphatase 13-like — MSLRDPPYEPPSVAELQEFLLEDRRPTGHVNQVWPNLFIGNEVAARDKAALHSLGITHIVNAAHRPPGTASFFYVNTGPRFYRDMTVDYYGVEADDAIEFVLSPFFYPTARYIRAALGMGGRVFVHCLMGVSRSATLVLAYLMIVEGLRLQEAVAAVKPHRDICPNPGFLFQLRSLDMSLERERRRRRQAQTL; from the exons atgtcTCTTAGGGATCCACCATATGAACCTCCTTCTGTCGCAGAGCTGCAGGAGTTCCTCCTGGAAGACAGGCGACCTACAGGACATGTCAATCAAGTCTGGCCTAACCTTTTCATAGGCAACGA GGTGGCGGCTCGTGACAAGGCCGCTCTGCACAGTCTGGGCATAACCCACATTGTAAACGCTGCTCACCGACCCCCTGGCACTGCCTCCTTTTTCTACGTCAACACCGGCCCTCGTTTCTACAGAGATATGACAGTGGATTATTATGGGGTGGAGGCTGATGATGCAATAGAGTTCGTCCTTAGTCCTTTCTTTTACCCAACAGCACGATACATCCGAGCCGCACTGGGCATGGGAG GACGGGTATTTGTCCACTGTCTGATGGGCGTGAGCCGCTCCGCAACATTGGTGCTGGCCTACCTGATGATTGTTGAGGGCCTGAGGCTGCAGGAAGCAGTGGCCGCGGTAAAGCCTCACAGAGACATCTGTCCCAACCCAGGCTTCCTGTTTCAGCTCCGCAGCCTTGACATGAGCCTGGAGAGGGAGCGGAGGAGGCGCAGACAGGCCCAAACACTGTAA
- the LOC126406580 gene encoding dual specificity phosphatase 29-like has product MHTDTHTSLLLHRGHSQEETPSLTELRQILWTNRKPVAPVNQVWANLYIGDESVARDKNTLSSLGVTHILNAAAGRHRINTGQQFYSDLEVEYHGVEAADHPEFNLRPFFSSAAQFIDSALKKNGKVFVHCAMGVSRSGALVLAYLVLCQGLSLAEAIIAVRLNRDIGPNSGFLEQLRQLELSLSPQSRQTTEEDHADTS; this is encoded by the exons atgcacacagacacacacacatctttattGCTACACAGAGGTCACTCCCAGGAGGAAACACCATCTCTGACAGAGCTGAGGCAAATCCTCTGGACCAACAGGAAGCCAGTGGCACCCGTCAATCAAGTCTGGGCGAACCTGTACATTGGAGATGA gtctGTGGCCcgagacaaaaacacactctcGTCTCTGGGTGTAACTCACATACTGAATGCTGCAGCGGGTCGACACCGGATCAACACAGGTCAGCAGTTCTACAGTGACCTCGAAGTGGAATATCATGGCGTTGAAGCTGCAGACCATCCGGAGTTCAACCTCCGACCTTTTTTCAGCTCTGCTGCACAGTTCATAGACAGTGCTCTGAAGAAAAATG GGAAGGTGTTTGTGCACTGTGCCATGGGTGTCAGCCGCTCTGGAGCGCTGGTTCTCGCCTATCTGGTGCTCTGCCAGGGCCTGTCGTTAGCGGAGGCCATCATCGCTGTGCGTCTGAACAGAGACATTGGACCCAACTCTGGATTTCTGGAGCAGCTGAGACAGCTGGAGCTGAGCCTCAGTCCTCAGAGTAGACAGACCACAGAGGAGGACCATGCTGACACATCATGA
- the LOC126406579 gene encoding dual specificity phosphatase 29, whose product MSSCVAKSRSKNPYAAVQVDPDSDYITPGTLDLEQLFWSGTGAQYAHVNQVWPNIYIGDEKTALERPGLRELGITHVLNAAEGKFNNVLTGADYYTDMDIQYFGVEADDKPTFNISQYFCPATQFIHEALSQPQNKVLVHCVMGRSRSATLVLAYLMMKCSLTVVDAVEHVKQRRCILPNHGFLKQLRALDIMLQEERLRQKREMQQQ is encoded by the exons ATGTCTTCCTGTGTGGCAAAGTCCAGAAGCAAGAACCCGTACGCAGCAGTGCAGGTGGACCCGGACAGTGACTACATCACACCGGGAACATTAGACCTGGAGCAGCTGTTCTGGTCCGGCACCGGGGCTCAGTACGCCCATGTCAACCAGGTCTGGCCCAACATCTACATCGGGGATGA gaaaacagctCTGGAGCGGCCTGGCCTGAGGGAGCTGGGTATTACACATGTCCTCAATGCAGCGGAGGGAAAGTTTAATAATGTACTGACTGGTGCTGATTACTACACGGACATGGACATCCAGTACTTTGGTGTGGAGGCTGATGACAAACCCACCTTCAACATCTCCCAGTACTTCTGCCCTGCAACCCAGTTCATCCACGAGGCCCTCAGTCAACCGCAGA ACAAGGTGCTGGTGCACTGTGTGATGGGTCGGAGCAGATCAGCGACTCTGGTCTTGGCATACTTGATGATGAAATGCAGCTTAACTGTGGTGGATGCTGTTGAGCATGTGAAACAGCGCCGCTGCATTCTGCCCAATCACGGCTTCCTAAAGCAGCTCAGAGCACTAGACATCATGTTACAAGAGGAGAGGCTGAGGCAAAAAAGAGAGATGCAACAACAATAG
- the adka gene encoding adenosine kinase isoform X3, with translation MSSASPNTLFGMGNPLLDICAVVDKDFLDKYTLKPNDQILAEDKHKALFEELVKKFNVEYHAGGATQNSVKIAQWMIQEPHNVGTFFGCIGRDKFGEILKKKAEEAHIDAHYYEQDEEPTGTCAACITGDNRPGNCLELTERSLVANLAAANCYKKEKHLDLEENWKLVEKAKVYYIAGFFLTVSLESMLKVAKHASENNKLFCLNLSAPFICQFFKDNLMQVLPYVDMLFGNETEAAAFAKALDFETKDLKEIAKKTQALPKVNTKRQRVVVLTHGKDDTVMALGDKIKTFPVLKIDPKDIVDTNGAGDAFVGGFLSELVQERPLEQCVKAAHYAANVIIRRAGCTFPEKPDFKP, from the exons CCCTAATACACTCTTTGGGATGGGAAACCCCTTACTGGACATCTGTGCTGTGGTGGACAAAGACTTCTTGGACAA GTACACCCTGAAACCCAATGACCAGATCCTGGCTGAGGACAAACACAAAGCACT attTGAGGAGCTAGTGAAGAAGTTCAATGTTGAGTACCACGCTGGAGGAGCCACACAGAACTCTGTTAAGATTGCTCAG TGGATGATCCAAGAACCCCATAATGTGGGCACGTTCTTCGGCTGCATCGGCAGAGACAAGTTCGGAGAGATCCTAAAGAAGAAGGCTGAGGAGGCGCACATCGATGCTCACTACTACGAACAAGATGAGGAGCCCACAGGGACATGTGCTGCTTGTATCACCGGAGATAACAG GCCTGGAAATTGTTTGGAATTAACAGAAAG GTCTCTGGTGGCTAACCTAGCTGCTGCTAACTGTTATAAGAAAGAGAAGCATCTAGACCTTGAAGAAAACTGGAAGCTGGTGGAAAAAGCTAAAGTCTACTATATTGCT GGTTTCTTCCTGACCGTCTCTTTGGAGTCCATGCTGAAAGTGGCGAAGCACGCGTCTGAAAATAACAAGCTGTTTTGCCTGAACCTCTCCGCGCCCTTCATCTGCCAGTTCTTCAAGGATAATCTCATGCAGGTTTTGCCCTACGTCGATATGCTGTTCGGCAATGAGACA GAGGCAGCTGCATTTGCTAAAGCGCTAGACTTTGAG ACCAAGGACTTAAAGGAAATTGCCAAGAAAACCCAGGCTTTGCCCAAAGtcaacacaaagagacagagggtTGTCGTGTTGACCCACGGAAAGGATGACACCGTTATGGCCCTAG GTGACAAGATCAAGACATTCCCTGTACTGAAGATTGACCCCAAGGATATTGTCGACACAAACGGTGCGGGCGATGCCTTTGTAGGAG GTTTCCTATCTGAGCTGGTCCAAGAGAGACCTCTGGAACAGTGCGTGAAGGCAGCACACTACGCCGCCAACGTCATCATCAGACGAGCCGGTTGCACCTTCCCAGAGAAACCTGACTTCAAGCCATAA
- the adka gene encoding adenosine kinase isoform X4, which yields MSSASPNTLFGMGNPLLDICAVVDKDFLDKYTLKPNDQILAEDKHKALFEELVKKFNVEYHAGGATQNSVKIAQWMIQEPHNVGTFFGCIGRDKFGEILKKKAEEAHIDAHYYEQDEEPTGTCAACITGDNRSLVANLAAANCYKKEKHLDLEENWKLVEKAKVYYIAGFFLTVSLESMLKVAKHASENNKLFCLNLSAPFICQFFKDNLMQVLPYVDMLFGNETEAAAFAKALDFETKDLKEIAKKTQALPKVNTKRQRVVVLTHGKDDTVMALGDKIKTFPVLKIDPKDIVDTNGAGDAFVGGFLSELVQERPLEQCVKAAHYAANVIIRRAGCTFPEKPDFKP from the exons CCCTAATACACTCTTTGGGATGGGAAACCCCTTACTGGACATCTGTGCTGTGGTGGACAAAGACTTCTTGGACAA GTACACCCTGAAACCCAATGACCAGATCCTGGCTGAGGACAAACACAAAGCACT attTGAGGAGCTAGTGAAGAAGTTCAATGTTGAGTACCACGCTGGAGGAGCCACACAGAACTCTGTTAAGATTGCTCAG TGGATGATCCAAGAACCCCATAATGTGGGCACGTTCTTCGGCTGCATCGGCAGAGACAAGTTCGGAGAGATCCTAAAGAAGAAGGCTGAGGAGGCGCACATCGATGCTCACTACTACGAACAAGATGAGGAGCCCACAGGGACATGTGCTGCTTGTATCACCGGAGATAACAG GTCTCTGGTGGCTAACCTAGCTGCTGCTAACTGTTATAAGAAAGAGAAGCATCTAGACCTTGAAGAAAACTGGAAGCTGGTGGAAAAAGCTAAAGTCTACTATATTGCT GGTTTCTTCCTGACCGTCTCTTTGGAGTCCATGCTGAAAGTGGCGAAGCACGCGTCTGAAAATAACAAGCTGTTTTGCCTGAACCTCTCCGCGCCCTTCATCTGCCAGTTCTTCAAGGATAATCTCATGCAGGTTTTGCCCTACGTCGATATGCTGTTCGGCAATGAGACA GAGGCAGCTGCATTTGCTAAAGCGCTAGACTTTGAG ACCAAGGACTTAAAGGAAATTGCCAAGAAAACCCAGGCTTTGCCCAAAGtcaacacaaagagacagagggtTGTCGTGTTGACCCACGGAAAGGATGACACCGTTATGGCCCTAG GTGACAAGATCAAGACATTCCCTGTACTGAAGATTGACCCCAAGGATATTGTCGACACAAACGGTGCGGGCGATGCCTTTGTAGGAG GTTTCCTATCTGAGCTGGTCCAAGAGAGACCTCTGGAACAGTGCGTGAAGGCAGCACACTACGCCGCCAACGTCATCATCAGACGAGCCGGTTGCACCTTCCCAGAGAAACCTGACTTCAAGCCATAA
- the adka gene encoding adenosine kinase isoform X1: MASEEPKAKKQKLSEEEKTESPTKKTPANLSPNTLFGMGNPLLDICAVVDKDFLDKYTLKPNDQILAEDKHKALFEELVKKFNVEYHAGGATQNSVKIAQWMIQEPHNVGTFFGCIGRDKFGEILKKKAEEAHIDAHYYEQDEEPTGTCAACITGDNRPGNCLELTERSLVANLAAANCYKKEKHLDLEENWKLVEKAKVYYIAGFFLTVSLESMLKVAKHASENNKLFCLNLSAPFICQFFKDNLMQVLPYVDMLFGNETEAAAFAKALDFETKDLKEIAKKTQALPKVNTKRQRVVVLTHGKDDTVMALGDKIKTFPVLKIDPKDIVDTNGAGDAFVGGFLSELVQERPLEQCVKAAHYAANVIIRRAGCTFPEKPDFKP, encoded by the exons CCCTAATACACTCTTTGGGATGGGAAACCCCTTACTGGACATCTGTGCTGTGGTGGACAAAGACTTCTTGGACAA GTACACCCTGAAACCCAATGACCAGATCCTGGCTGAGGACAAACACAAAGCACT attTGAGGAGCTAGTGAAGAAGTTCAATGTTGAGTACCACGCTGGAGGAGCCACACAGAACTCTGTTAAGATTGCTCAG TGGATGATCCAAGAACCCCATAATGTGGGCACGTTCTTCGGCTGCATCGGCAGAGACAAGTTCGGAGAGATCCTAAAGAAGAAGGCTGAGGAGGCGCACATCGATGCTCACTACTACGAACAAGATGAGGAGCCCACAGGGACATGTGCTGCTTGTATCACCGGAGATAACAG GCCTGGAAATTGTTTGGAATTAACAGAAAG GTCTCTGGTGGCTAACCTAGCTGCTGCTAACTGTTATAAGAAAGAGAAGCATCTAGACCTTGAAGAAAACTGGAAGCTGGTGGAAAAAGCTAAAGTCTACTATATTGCT GGTTTCTTCCTGACCGTCTCTTTGGAGTCCATGCTGAAAGTGGCGAAGCACGCGTCTGAAAATAACAAGCTGTTTTGCCTGAACCTCTCCGCGCCCTTCATCTGCCAGTTCTTCAAGGATAATCTCATGCAGGTTTTGCCCTACGTCGATATGCTGTTCGGCAATGAGACA GAGGCAGCTGCATTTGCTAAAGCGCTAGACTTTGAG ACCAAGGACTTAAAGGAAATTGCCAAGAAAACCCAGGCTTTGCCCAAAGtcaacacaaagagacagagggtTGTCGTGTTGACCCACGGAAAGGATGACACCGTTATGGCCCTAG GTGACAAGATCAAGACATTCCCTGTACTGAAGATTGACCCCAAGGATATTGTCGACACAAACGGTGCGGGCGATGCCTTTGTAGGAG GTTTCCTATCTGAGCTGGTCCAAGAGAGACCTCTGGAACAGTGCGTGAAGGCAGCACACTACGCCGCCAACGTCATCATCAGACGAGCCGGTTGCACCTTCCCAGAGAAACCTGACTTCAAGCCATAA
- the adka gene encoding adenosine kinase isoform X2: MASEEPKAKKQKLSEEEKTESPTKKTPANLSPNTLFGMGNPLLDICAVVDKDFLDKYTLKPNDQILAEDKHKALFEELVKKFNVEYHAGGATQNSVKIAQWMIQEPHNVGTFFGCIGRDKFGEILKKKAEEAHIDAHYYEQDEEPTGTCAACITGDNRSLVANLAAANCYKKEKHLDLEENWKLVEKAKVYYIAGFFLTVSLESMLKVAKHASENNKLFCLNLSAPFICQFFKDNLMQVLPYVDMLFGNETEAAAFAKALDFETKDLKEIAKKTQALPKVNTKRQRVVVLTHGKDDTVMALGDKIKTFPVLKIDPKDIVDTNGAGDAFVGGFLSELVQERPLEQCVKAAHYAANVIIRRAGCTFPEKPDFKP, translated from the exons CCCTAATACACTCTTTGGGATGGGAAACCCCTTACTGGACATCTGTGCTGTGGTGGACAAAGACTTCTTGGACAA GTACACCCTGAAACCCAATGACCAGATCCTGGCTGAGGACAAACACAAAGCACT attTGAGGAGCTAGTGAAGAAGTTCAATGTTGAGTACCACGCTGGAGGAGCCACACAGAACTCTGTTAAGATTGCTCAG TGGATGATCCAAGAACCCCATAATGTGGGCACGTTCTTCGGCTGCATCGGCAGAGACAAGTTCGGAGAGATCCTAAAGAAGAAGGCTGAGGAGGCGCACATCGATGCTCACTACTACGAACAAGATGAGGAGCCCACAGGGACATGTGCTGCTTGTATCACCGGAGATAACAG GTCTCTGGTGGCTAACCTAGCTGCTGCTAACTGTTATAAGAAAGAGAAGCATCTAGACCTTGAAGAAAACTGGAAGCTGGTGGAAAAAGCTAAAGTCTACTATATTGCT GGTTTCTTCCTGACCGTCTCTTTGGAGTCCATGCTGAAAGTGGCGAAGCACGCGTCTGAAAATAACAAGCTGTTTTGCCTGAACCTCTCCGCGCCCTTCATCTGCCAGTTCTTCAAGGATAATCTCATGCAGGTTTTGCCCTACGTCGATATGCTGTTCGGCAATGAGACA GAGGCAGCTGCATTTGCTAAAGCGCTAGACTTTGAG ACCAAGGACTTAAAGGAAATTGCCAAGAAAACCCAGGCTTTGCCCAAAGtcaacacaaagagacagagggtTGTCGTGTTGACCCACGGAAAGGATGACACCGTTATGGCCCTAG GTGACAAGATCAAGACATTCCCTGTACTGAAGATTGACCCCAAGGATATTGTCGACACAAACGGTGCGGGCGATGCCTTTGTAGGAG GTTTCCTATCTGAGCTGGTCCAAGAGAGACCTCTGGAACAGTGCGTGAAGGCAGCACACTACGCCGCCAACGTCATCATCAGACGAGCCGGTTGCACCTTCCCAGAGAAACCTGACTTCAAGCCATAA